Below is a window of Ahaetulla prasina isolate Xishuangbanna chromosome 1, ASM2864084v1, whole genome shotgun sequence DNA.
AGGAATAGCAAAGGAGAGACCCCCCCTCACCCTCCCTTACCTGCTCTGACCCTCGTCCTCGCTCTCCACAAACTGCTGCTGCCAGGAAACCAAAAGCCGGAGGTGcgcaaaaaaaaggaaaggaaaaaaaaagacgcgTTAAGTGCAGCAACTGCGGCGACGCGTTCTTTTTTGGCCGCAGCTCGCCACCGTACAATTTAAGCCACGTGgtacaaagggggaaaaaagcgattTCGCCAACGGCAGCGCAGGGAACGGAGGTTTGAACTACGCATGCGTACGCCGGCACgtgtcttccccacccccctttagGGAACGTCGGACGGACGTTAATGGAAGCCTCAGAGCTgagctgcaaaaaaataaaataaaataaaatcggtGGACCTTTAGGAGGCAGCGAGCATctctatctctttgctgccacctagtgGTTCTCCGAATTTTTGCAAGCCAGATATGATAGGCTAAAGTTGTTAAATTGACGAAATAACTGTTTGCACGTTGGAAAGCATCGgctccaatttcttttttaaaacggcTTAAGATGACTTgatgttatattttttttttgaagattacCTTATTTCTCCCGCCCACAATTTCTCGGAGCAAAATTTTTCCTGCGGTCAGTGcttggcgcatgcgcagagagcgGTACCTTACCTCGAGACGCCTTTTGCGCATGCGTTGATCGGATAGCGTCACTTCACAGCCCTTGTAACGAGATCCTCTGGTCTCGCGCGTGCGCGCGAAGTCGAGTCTGAATTGAAGAAgggggttcttttttaaaataataataataataaaataaaataaaaagagccgGGCGAGTTAGAGCAAACCTTGATCGATGCTTTCTCCGAGTGCAAAAGACAAATTGCAAAGCCGACGCCgcagcagagaagcagcagcagcagcagctccggCGCGCGCTGCCAGGCCGGCGCGAGGATAGAGGCGCTCGGCGCGTGCGCAGAAGGAACCGGTGGCTGGTTAATGGAGGTTGTTTTATGCTAGACGGAGGTTGACGAGGctgttttctcccccccctcccgtcacttggtaagctctgtgtgtgtgtgtggagtggggggggggcgggtaaAGCAGCAGCCGAAATCGTAGCATTGTGGAGGAAATGGCAGAAAAAGCCGCcttatttttctccccctccctttccaagAACCCCAGGCGTCGGTATTGGAGCTACAGGGAgggcgttgttgttgttgttagttgttagttgcgaagtcgtgtccgacccatcgcgaccccatggacgacATGCCTCCAGGCCTTcccgtcctctaccatcctctggagtccttttaaactcacgccgactgcttcagtgactccatccagccacctcgttctctgccgtccccttcttcctttgccctcCGTCTTTCGCAgctttaggctcttctccagtgagtccttctttctcattaggtgacctcgcatcctggacatgaactgtttcaactcctaccctcaaaatgaggctatagagcactgcacatcagaaccaaCTAGACAGAAGTacagtccccccccccaatgctgtcattctgctaaacaaataattccctcaacactgtcaaactattcactaagtctgcactactgttaatcttctcatcgttcccatcaccaatctcttcccacttatgactgtatgactgtgaccttgttgctggtatccttacgatttatattaatattgcttcctgattgcttatttgcaccctatggctatcattaagtgttgtaccttgtgattcttgatgaaggtatcttttcttttatgtacgctgagagcatatgcaccaagacaaattctttgtgtgtccaatcacacttggccaacaaaaaattctattctaagtatttgggtttcctcttcaggatctggccttccaaagagcagtcagggttgatctcctctgggactggatcgccttgcagtccaagggactcgcaggagtcttctccagcaccagagttcaaaggcctcatttctttggcgctcagtctttcttatggtcctactttcacagccatacattgcaacctggaacatcatagccttgactacacgcacttttgttggcagggtgatttctgttttttaatatgttctctagctttgccataactttcctccccaggagcaagcgtcttttaatgtcttggctgcagtcctcatctgcagtgatctttgggcccaagaaaataaaatctgtcactacctctatttcttccccatctatctgccaggaattgagagagctggatgccatgatcttagttttcttaatgttgagtgtcaagccaacttttgcactctccttcttcacccgcatcaagagattctttagttcctcttcgctttctgccattagagtggtatcatctgcatatctgaggttgttgatatttctcccaccaATCTTAATTCtagcttttgattcatccagccccgcctttctcatgatgtgctctgcatataacataacataacataacataacataacataacataacataacataacataacataacataacataacataacataacaacagagttggaagggaccttggaggtcgtctagtccaaccccctgccgaggcaggaaaccctacaccatttcagacaaatgcctatccaacattttcttaaaaatttccagtgttggagcatttacaacttctgcaggcaagttgttccgctgattaattgttctaactgtcaggaaatttctccttagttctaagttgcttctttcattgatcagtttccacccattgcttcttgttctaccctcaggtgctttggagaacagcccgactccctcttctttgtggcagcccctgagatattggaacactgctatcatgtctcccctaatccttcttttcattaaactagacatacccagttcctgcaaccgttcttcatatgttttagcctccagtcctctaatcatctttgttgctcttctctgcactctttctagagtctcaacatcttttttacatcgtggcgaccaaaactgaatgcaatattccaagtgtggccttaccacggCATTATAcaatgatattaacacttcacgtgatcttgattctatccctctgtttatgcagcccagaactgtgttggtttttttggcactgctgcacactgctggctcatatctaaatggttgtccactaggactccaagatccctctcacagttactactattgagtaaggtaccacatatatggtacctgtgcattttgggtttttttgcctaaatgtagaatcttacttttttcactgttgaatttcattttgttagttagctataagttataatatatatacatacatacatatacatacatatatatgtgtgtgtgtttgtgtgtgttagttataagttaaataggcagggtgacagtatacagccttgccggactcctttcccaattttgcacCAATCagggttctgtgtccagttctcactgttgtttcTTGAGGGCGAGGAAATGATATCTCCTCGTACAGGATTATCAAccgaccaagaaaaaaaaactccaccCAGCCTGGACTTCTGCTCCTCTCTCTGCCTTTGGGAGGATTTTTCAGAAAATGCTCTTTTACAAGTCCTTCAGTCGGTGGCTAGTTTGGaaggataaatattttttttttaaaaaagtagggtCTGTTTGTGGGGAATTCGGTTGTTCTTAAAAGGGTCGAAAATTAGCCTACACAGGGAGTCCTTGCCTTGCAgccgttcgtttagtgattgttcaaagctacaagggcactgaaaagaaATAGGACTTGTTATGACTGCGTTTCATACTTAAccccctttgcagcatccctatggatcAAGTAATCAAAATGCAGacgcctggcaactggttcatatttatgactgatcatgtgatcccccttctgtgaccttctcacaaagtcaatggggaagccgggttcacttaacaaccgggttgctaactttaacaactgcagtgattcactaaacggtagcgagaaaggttgtaaaatggggcaaaattctcacttaacaaatgtctcacttaacaacagaaattttgggctcagttgtggctgtaagttgaggactatctgtatttaacaTTTATCTGGCTTTGTGATTCTTCTCGGTGTCTGCCAATGTTTTCCCCCACCATTGGACCTAACACGAGTGTCGATCTGAGAGGAAAAATGTTTAAGCATGTGGCTTTTTAAAGAAAGCTTTCTATTATATTGCAGTTGCTCCTCCCCTCCAACCTAGCATACGGTAGGGTATACCTTATATAGCCCTCATCACTTGTAGCATGcatattcattcttttttaaatttcttttttagtttCTTCATAACATTGCTGAAGACTAATTTAGAATCTTTTTGAATGAAGTGTTTACATGGAGGTGACTCCATGTAAGTCCCTATTCACTTTCCCTGAAAAGAGACCCAGCATTTGCTGTGGGTAACTTTGCCggtgagaatattttttttttaagcaaagggAATGAACTTGAAATTGCCAAAAAATTGAGAACTGTAAGATTTTGACAAAAGTCGGTAATCGTACAACAGCATTGTACTCAAATCTAAATAAAAGTGCCTTTCTGAAATACTGAAAGAAAGGCTGTAGGAAAATGATGTGGTGACCTAGGACCCTTAAAAAGGGGCTGCATAAAAACTTCCACATTCACAAATGCCTTTTGCCACAAGCCCAGCATGAAGTCAGGATTCGAAATACAATATAATTGTAATTGCTAATCTGACACCTAAAATAATCCAAGATTCAAAATACCcatgatatatataatatatagcatGTCTGTTAAAAGTAACGGTAAATGTCATTTCTAGTTGGAATACCTTGTTCATGGCCATAGGAAAAGCCATTAATTAAACTAATCAACCAGTtgatcttttattatttatatccttGCAAATAATATGACATTTGACCCTCTTTGTTAGTCATTGTTTTCATACATAATGGGCATGATATATCCTCTCTTTTCAATGCTGAGGTACTGAGAGAAGTACTTGCctcaggtcacccagctgactttgtgcctaaggcagggctagaactcgcagtctcccagtttctagcctgatgccttcatcACTACACCATGGTGGTTCTTAGTTGATCATCTGGGTTCTAAATCAGACAAAGGAGCAGAGTACCAGTGGTTCTTCTTTGACTTGGTCTGGGTCCCCAGTTCTGGAAGAATCGTGATTTCAGAAAGCCAAGAAGTACATTGAGTAGAAATTTCTCTCCTTTGCTGTGGCAAGAAGCCtcatttctcccccctccctttctttgtAGTGGCAAgaatctcctccttcctctttctttcttgcctataattttttttttttttgcatttatatcccgcccttctccgaagactcagggcggcttacactatgtcaagcaatagtcttcatccatttgtatactatattaaACATTGTATACTAAATTACTAAACATTGTatactaaattaaactaaactaaacattgTATACTAAATTAAACATCATGTAAAGTAAATTGGTTCTTGATATGTTCCCACTTCTCTGAATTTGTTTTATGTGTCTGTTTCTGATTGAATTAAATGTGCTAAATGTTTAACCATTTATTATTTGATGGTCACATATTCAAATATTAATGAATgttattgcttattttattttgggtttCTGGCATTTATACGCTTGTTTAATATCCTATAGTGTTATGGTCCCGACGGAATTGGTTCTGTGGGAAGCCTCAGTTTGTAACCCACCTTGATCATGCTAAATATAATGGCATCATCGATCATACAACAATGACGTTATATTTAGCATGATGGAGGTGGGTTGCAAACTGAGGCTTCCTACAGAACCACTTCTGTCAGGACCATATATATAACATAAATTCACAATTCTTGTGAGAAAATAATTAATTTAGTTGCATTGGGATTTGTGGGGCAGGGAAATTAAATgactttctacatgttttcttccTTTAATGATCTTGATGCAGTCAAGAGCAATGTTACTGAATTTAGATTTAGAGTTTCGATAGTGCACTAAGCAAACTAGTTTATTCAGTGTAAACCAGAGTTCCTACAGCTCTTACTTTTTATTCCATGTGCTTGATTCTTCCCACATAAAAAACAGCTCTGCTGAATTTAAACAAGTCTGGAGCTTGAATGGTTGACGATTTAGAAATCTTACCTAGACCTGTCTTTTGTGAAAGCTATAGAATAAAGAGATGTCACTGGTGAATGCATATTCTTAAGTTTCCTCACGTTTAGTTCCAGAGTCAAGATGGCCTCCCAACGGTTGACACGGGAGTCTTTCGATGCAATCATGCAGGCCAAGGCAAAACGATATCTGGACCGAAGTGATCCAATCGATGAGGCGCTTCATCAACTTAGAGGTAGCACTGATTGTACAAATTATTTATTTGCCGCCTAAGTCCTCGTGGGACTACTCTAGGcatcttacaataataaaaaggaaaaaaataaagagtgGAAACAGAAccgaagtaaaataatagaaccataaaataaataatgaaaaaagaacACAATGAGAATACATCATCGGTACGATGACCAAAAAGATGGACAGGTAGAGAGCAGAACGCaagggggagggagtgggagtcTGCCATCAGTTTAGCAGCCACCTCCAGGATAGAATTCCTTCATCTGGTCTccaggccaactggcagagccaagtCTTTTAGGCTCTTGTGCAAGGATAGGAGGGTGGGGGCAGGttttactttagagcaggggtgtcgaactcgatttcattgagggctgcatcagggttgtatttgacttcGAAGGGCTGGGgttggtgtggccagggtgggtgtggccagcttgacgtcactcatgccaggggcctgtggtggcccgagcacttgcCAGCAGAAGCggactcccgagctctgttttcggctgccatggcctcctgcaaccctcagccagcgaaaacagagctcaggagggctgcacgcatttttgttggcagaagcaccacaaccagtccttcgctgtttccagggaggcctcgcgggccagatctaagtaccccacagtccggatccagcccccgggccttgagtttgacacccctgccttagaggtaAGATATTCCAAAAGGTGGGCAttgcagcagagaaggctcttcttctgggtCCTAATAGTTGGAGTTCTTTGACGAAATTCTTTGACTGATGAGGTTGGAAGTAGACCTTTCCAATCTTTATGAAATCAACTATTGCCATGTATTTGGGACTTTGAGTAAAAGTGTGATCATGCTGTTCCCCTGATTGTGCATTTTCATAGGCATCTTATTTATTCAGATTTATACAGCTGTCTatcttatacacacacatacagaaaagagagagagaaaaagagaaatgtgtGTATGAGAGAAAGAGACTATGGCCAGTTTACaaacaaatgtaaaaacaaaaattcaacaatttaagaacTATAAAGCTGTATTAAAAATAGTAATTACAGCCATGATCTCATTCACCAAGCCCAATCGGCACAGCCGCTGCACCGGCTCCACCACGCTCCCATGTCCCCTGTTGACGAAACCATGTCTTCAAGGCTTTGTGAAATGATTATTTCCCAGTAGCAACGGAAATCAGTGTTGTTGGTGTTTTAAGCTTATGAAGTGATGctgcttttatgtttttatatagcACTGTTTCACTGTCATGCGATAGTGATGCTTACTTACATTGGTCATGGAGATGCAGCTCAATCTCAGTTCAGATTGTGGCTTTTACTGGGGCTTTTCTTTGCTGTTCTTTTgccctttcttttttaaccttCCTGAAACTCTGCTTAGCTGTTGTATAGGTACAAAATAACTTCAGGCCAGCTGTCAGTTTCCGAAGTTGAGTAAGGATTGTGAAGAAGGCTCTGTCATTTAATCTATTATCTCCCTTTGAAACCATTCCACATAGTCCACtgtagaactttttaaaaaacctcttcctCAATGTGTTTCCTATTTTAATTATGCCCCCTCCAAGAAAATATAAATTCCGAAGATACTTATCTCAAGAGACTTATAGACTGTGGTACATTCATGGAAACAACAAGAAGAGGGAGATGGAAGCATGTGTGCAATAGCCTaatcagatttttttgggggggaggggggtactTGGGAAATGCcccaaaaatgcccaattttttaaagaaagcatgcGTTTTGAGAAGTAAGGGGAAGGAGGTCTTTTGGAGGAAATTTCAGATGCAAAAGACATCAGAGAAGGGAAGGCGCTTGGGTTTGGTTAGTGCTAGAATGGGGCTAGataggaaagttaaaaaaaatcaccctAGGAAAAAAGCAGTGACAAACCACCCTTATAAGAACCCCATCCCTGTGGAACAGTCTGCCAGTGGAGATGAGAACTGCCCCCTTCTTTTTTGCTTTCCAGAAGGGTATTaaaaccagctttgctggttagTCTGGGACCCTGAGGGGTTGCTCAGCACCCGAGGTGGTTGATGGGGGTAAGAAGACCTCTTCCCCATCCCCGTCAGtctcttagcttcttagtttcagttttagtacagtttttaataatattttaatctgtGCAGTTGTTAAtgtttcaatattttaattattttttttacttgctttataacttgtaagcctcccagagtcaccttgtaagggagatgggtggcataaaaatttaataaataactttAGGGAACATGAGATACGGAGCTAGGCAACTGGGGATCAGTCTAGACCAGTGTAAACTTTTAAGATCTGGATTTCaactagggcctctgtggctcaggctgctaatgcagtctgttattaacagcagctgcctgcaattactgcaggttctagtcccatcaggcccaaggttgactcagccttccatcctttataaggtaggtaaaatgaggacccagattgttgggggcaataagttgactttgtatataaatatacaaatagaatgaagactattggtaacatagtgtaagccgccctgagtcttcggagaagggcgggatataaatgcaaaaaaaaacaaaaaaactcccaGAATGGTCCAGCCAgtatgctgactggagaattttgggagttgaagtccatgcatcttaaagttgccatggttgagaaacactgctgttgaATGGTATAGAAGAAGAAAGGTGGTGAAAGGCATTGAGAGAAAACCCAACATTTGCACAGAATTTAGAAGCAGAGAAGGAACCAATTAAGGATAATTTAAGCAGTGATTTCAGCAGGTGGCAGCCTAAGTAGTGACAAAAAAAACCATATATTGTTGCCAGCAAAACTATATGGAATAGTCCCTGAGATTCCCAGGAATTGAATGTGACTTCAGGTAACTGTATGGAATTCAGTGAGACTTTGGTGTAATAACTCTTTCCATTTGTCAAAATGGCTCATCAGTGAAATGTGTGAAAGTGAAAACAACAAATAATGTTCAATTTCAGCCACCCACAGTTGTTACGGAAGACATAGATCTGAGTAGACTTTTACGCTTAGTCCTAAAGAATCCTGATTTACTAAATAGGTGGTTTTACCTTCATTGGGCAATATTTAATGTCCCAGTAGAATGCAGAGTTGCATGATATGCTGGCTTGTCCTTTTTTTAACTCTTCCAAATAGGGTGGTTGTATTAAAGTTCAGTACCTCTGTGAATAGCAGCTGTCTTTTGTTTCTTCATGCAGTTCACTCGCGGCCAGTCACACGGACCCAGtacgacgaggaggaggaagaatttcAAGACGGCGGGAAGTTCATGCGGGGTGACTGGAGGAAAGACACTAGAAATGAATATGCGCTGCCTTCCTATAGGTCCAGCAGCCACGTCACAGAGGAGGAGGATTACTTTCCCAAAACTAGCACCAAACTCGCTTCACGGAACTACGGCCAGCTGTCTTCATACGAACAAGACTATGGAAATTCGTCTGCCGTGGAAAGAGATTATGCTGGCCCATCTTCCCGAGATCGGGACTATGACAACGCTGCCTCACGGGAACGGAAATATAGCCACACCCCTGTTCGAGACCCTTCCAGGCGCCGTGAGACCGACTATGATTCGTCAGAACTGTTGGGCGACTTCAGATCCACCCGGCTTCTGGAAGACAATTACAGGACTGCATGTGCTCAGAGTTATGATCTGGAGCAGGGTCTCGAGACTGAGGGAGAATTCAGCTCCACTTTGAGTGCTGGGAGGGGAAGAGGTCTCCAAGGGAAACATGGGATGGCAACTAGAGGCCTGGACAGAAGTAAGGAGGAGTTGGCTGCTCACCTCAAGAAATGGGCCACTAAAGCTTTGTCCCCAGCAGATGATCTTCTGTTAAACCCTCTGGGTCTCGCCAAGCAAAGAACGATACCTTCTCACCCCCAACAAAACCAAAGGCCAGCTCTGGCCTCTCCCAAGGGGCTCCTACTGCAAGAGGGAACTCTGAAGCCTACAGGTTACGTCCGGATCAAAGAGCCAGACTTGGAACTTCTAGATTCTTCTGATATTTTTGCAAATTTTGGGGTTGAAATAATCAAATGGGCTGGGTTCTATGAAATTAAAAGAGACCCGGAGTACGCAGAACTTTTCCGCGTGCTCTTCACGTTGGAGACGGAGACCTGTGCCAAAATGCTGGCATCATTTAAGTGCTTGCTGAAAACCGAGCACCAAGATTTCTGTATGAACAGCGTCAAGACGCTGCAACACCCGGCTCTGAGAACCCCTAAAGTGGACAGCCAGTTTCTGAATCTGCTGTTGGAGAAACGGGTGATGGTGACCAAGAATAGTTTTTTTGAGGTCATTAAGCCTTTCGACCGGTATATGATGCGGCTCCAGGACTACCTGCTCAGGAGCACTACGCCTCTGCTGATGGCCTGTAATGCCTACGAGCTCAGAATCAAAACTAACAGCTTCAGTAACTCAGGGAAGATGACCACCGCTTTTCAGACTACGATGTCCCTTTGCCGAAAATCCTTGGCCCTCCTGGGGCAAACCTTCGCTCTGGCCTCTGCTTTCAGGCAGGAAAAAATCCTGGAGGCCCTCAGCGTCCAGGATTCGGCCCCTCCTCCTACCTTGTTTCCCAATTTTGATACCTCCGCCTTGTTTGGGAAAGAATACATAGAAACCTTGCAAAGTTGGTTGGAGAAAAGTGGCTGCAAGATGCAGTTAAAGAGACCGGCTGCCAGTCCTCCAGCTCAGGGTCAGTGAAAAAAGTCAATGTAAATCACACTTAAAATTAAGTGTAAGGAGACCTTTTTAGTAGATGAGCAGTTAGGGAATGATGTTCTGCCTTTCATTTT
It encodes the following:
- the SUGP2 gene encoding SURP and G-patch domain-containing protein 2 isoform X2, whose amino-acid sequence is MASQRLTRESFDAIMQAKAKRYLDRSDPIDEALHQLRVHSRPVTRTQYDEEEEEFQDGGKFMRGDWRKDTRNEYALPSYRSSSHVTEEEDYFPKTSTKLASRNYGQLSSYEQDYGNSSAVERDYAGPSSRDRDYDNAASRERKYSHTPVRDPSRRRETDYDSSELLGDFRSTRLLEDNYRTACAQSYDLEQGLETEGEFSSTLSAGRGRGLQGKHGMATRGLDRSKEELAAHLKKWATKALSPADDLLLNPLGLAKQRTIPSHPQQNQRPALASPKGLLLQEGTLKPTGYVRIKEPDLELLDSSDIFANFGVEIIKWAGFYEIKRDPEYAELFRVLFTLETETCAKMLASFKCLLKTEHQDFCMNSVKTLQHPALRTPKVDSQFLNLLLEKRVMVTKNSFFEVIKPFDRYMMRLQDYLLRSTTPLLMACNAYELRIKTNSFSNSGKMTTAFQTTMSLCRKSLALLGQTFALASAFRQEKILEALSVQDSAPPPTLFPNFDTSALFGKEYIETLQSWLEKSGCKMQLKRPAASPPAQAPQRADRKVVETIEKLVNAMVSGVLTGKEKAELKHNPEYWFLLEEESLEYKYYKLKLDETERLMSAAKEEETKDKKTSEQQISEAVRILLYRRKVARIKKKLFQRRRPGILQRAARARRAKKSTTGTQTLLSAGSVLKQQTTHTPMSSPNSDKSSGDEAEALPLKETSRKTDSLTLSENSPSLMSQFPDVDPKVMVTAQKLAEFVAEVGPEIEQFSIDNSADNPDLLFLQDPESSAFKFYRMKVHELCPSISFSGGQESGDLRERSEPKESEWENLEEEEEEEEDEEEEAPQAEMEDEEGDEEEEATGPTEEPEEAMLEEGLMKLDHSKTAEEEGETSSTAAGALSEPPAQATTHGAPFGRKRISSKSLKVGLIPASKRVCLIDEPTVHDPVRISYDRPRGYPAYKNKKKTKDLEFYNKRLNEKNIGFQILQKMGWQEGRGLGLHGKGIQEPVDVGSTSAGEGLGVAGKNKEDTFATFRQRMIQMYYMKRANK
- the SUGP2 gene encoding SURP and G-patch domain-containing protein 2 isoform X3, which translates into the protein MASQRLTRESFDAIMQAKAKRYLDRSDPIDEALHQLRVHSRPVTRTQYDEEEEEFQDGGKFMRGDWRKDTRNEYALPSYRSSSHVTEEEDYFPKTSTKLASRNYGQLSSYEQDYGNSSAVERDYAGPSSRDRDYDNAASRERKYSHTPVRDPSRRRETDYDSSELLGDFRSTRLLEDNYRTACAQSYDLEQGLETEGEFSSTLSAGRGRGLQGKHGMATRGLDRSKEELAAHLKKWATKALSPADDLLLNPLGLAKQRTIPSHPQQNQRPALASPKGLLLQEGTLKPTGYVRIKEPDLELLDSSDIFANFGVEIIKWAGFYEIKRDPEYAELFRVLFTLETETCAKMLASFKCLLKTEHQDFCMNSVKTLQHPALRTPKVDSQFLNLLLEKRVMVTKNSFFEVIKPFDRYMMRLQDYLLRSTTPLLMACNAYELRIKTNSFSNSGKMTTAFQTTMSLCRKSLALLGQTFALASAFRQEKILEALSVQDSAPPPTLFPNFDTSALFGKEYIETLQSWLEKSGCKMQLKRPAASPPAQAPQRADRKVVETIEKLVNAMVSGVLTGKEKAELKHNPEYWFLLEEESLEYKYYKLKLDETERLMSAAKEEETKDKKTSEQQISEAVRILLYRRKVARIKKKLFQRRRPGILQRAARARRAKKSTTGTQTLLSAGSVLKQQTTHTPMSSPNSDKSSGDEAEALPLKETSRKTDSLTLSENSPSLMSQFPDVDPKVMVTAQKLAEFVAEVGPEIEQFSIDNSADNPDLLFLQDPESSAFKFYRMKVHELCPSISFSGGQESGDLRERSEPKESEWENLEEEEEEEEDEEEEAPQAEMEDEEGDEEEEATGPTEEPEEAMLEEGLMKLDHSKTAEEEGETSSTAAGALSEPPAQATTHGAPFGRKRISSKSLKVGLIPASKRVCLIDEPTGLRLASTSLVEDETGVRSIGKQLANGAVNCSWQF
- the SUGP2 gene encoding SURP and G-patch domain-containing protein 2 isoform X1 — protein: MASQRLTRESFDAIMQAKAKRYLDRSDPIDEALHQLRVHSRPVTRTQYDEEEEEFQDGGKFMRGDWRKDTRNEYALPSYRSSSHVTEEEDYFPKTSTKLASRNYGQLSSYEQDYGNSSAVERDYAGPSSRDRDYDNAASRERKYSHTPVRDPSRRRETDYDSSELLGDFRSTRLLEDNYRTACAQSYDLEQGLETEGEFSSTLSAGRGRGLQGKHGMATRGLDRSKEELAAHLKKWATKALSPADDLLLNPLGLAKQRTIPSHPQQNQRPALASPKGLLLQEGTLKPTGYVRIKEPDLELLDSSDIFANFGVEIIKWAGFYEIKRDPEYAELFRVLFTLETETCAKMLASFKCLLKTEHQDFCMNSVKTLQHPALRTPKVDSQFLNLLLEKRVMVTKNSFFEVIKPFDRYMMRLQDYLLRSTTPLLMACNAYELRIKTNSFSNSGKMTTAFQTTMSLCRKSLALLGQTFALASAFRQEKILEALSVQDSAPPPTLFPNFDTSALFGKEYIETLQSWLEKSGCKMQLKRPAASPPAQAPQRADRKVVETIEKLVNAMVSGVLTGKEKAELKHNPEYWFLLEEESLEYKYYKLKLDETERLMSAAKEEETKDKKTSEQQISEAVRILLYRRKVARIKKKLFQRRRPGILQRAARARRAKKSTTGTQTLLSAGSVLKQQTTHTPMSSPNSDKSSGDEAEALPLKETSRKTDSLTLSENSPSLMSQFPDVDPKVMVTAQKLAEFVAEVGPEIEQFSIDNSADNPDLLFLQDPESSAFKFYRMKVHELCPSISFSGGQESGDLRERSEPKESEWENLEEEEEEEEDEEEEAPQAEMEDEEGDEEEEATGPTEEPEEAMLEEGLMKLDHSKTAEEEGETSSTAAGALSEPPAQATTHGAPFGRKRISSKSLKVGLIPASKRVCLIDEPTVHDPVRISYDRPRGYPAYKNKKQQKTKDLEFYNKRLNEKNIGFQILQKMGWQEGRGLGLHGKGIQEPVDVGSTSAGEGLGVAGKNKEDTFATFRQRMIQMYYMKRANK